A window of Methanocaldococcus vulcanius M7 genomic DNA:
AGGAATCTCCAGAGGAGGGAAGTATTATGAAACCTGTTGAAGAAGAAACCCAGTATCGGTTAAGTGATATTCCTGAAGATGCTGTTTCCATGACATTGGTGTTTAAATGGCTGGAATTTTTGGTTAGTAGGGTTGGAGTGTCTAATCTTCCAGACATACTGGACTACTACAATAAAATTGGATGGATTTCAAATAAAGTAATACTAAAAGTTTTGAGATTTGCCAAAAATATGAAAATTGCGTTTGATGATGAAGCTTTAAGGCCAAGAGATAAACTTTCTCCAAGTGATCATATTGTATCACTTCTGTATATTGAAAAACTTGCAGGTAGGCCAGTCGATCCTGAAGTGCTCGAAATGCTTGAAATCGAAATTAGAAGAATAAAAAAATGGGCATTAGAGTTGCAAATGCTTTAAAGTCCCTATATTACAATTAAGAAACAGAATAAAAGAATAAAGATTATAGAAAGATATATCAATTCAAAATTAACACAGTTAAAATTGACTAAAAAACTTATAAAGACCTTATAGTTAAGGGGGGAGGTGCTTAAAATGGATGCACTCGCTTCGACAATATTAGAAGTTCATAAACCTGCGAAATTAGATAACATTCCTGACGATCCTATTGCAGTAATTTTAGCTTTAAAATGGCTTGAATATCTATGTGAGAGAGTGGGACCTGAAAACGTCCCGGATGTTTTAGAGTTTTATTACATGCTCGGATGGTTAGGAGATAAAGCACTTGCAAAATTATTAAAGTTCTTAAAAGGAATAAAAGTTGATGAGGAAAATGTAGTAGAAGGTTCAGGAAAACTTAACATCACAGATCATATAATTTCACTACTGTTCATAGAAAGATTAAACGGAAAAAAGATCTCTCCAGAATTACTGGATAAGATAGAATGGGAACTTAGAAAAATAAAGAAGGGGGCTGAACAGTTCTATGGGATTTAGTTCAGTTGTGGGAACGACGGTTATGGTAGTTGCATTGCTCATATGTGGAGCTTACCTCTACACTACAATGGATAACTACTATGAGGATGTTAATCATGCTTACTCCGTATATTATGAACACATGCATAACAAATTAGAT
This region includes:
- a CDS encoding FlaD/FlaE family flagellar protein, encoding MDALASTILEVHKPAKLDNIPDDPIAVILALKWLEYLCERVGPENVPDVLEFYYMLGWLGDKALAKLLKFLKGIKVDEENVVEGSGKLNITDHIISLLFIERLNGKKISPELLDKIEWELRKIKKGAEQFYGI